Within Mytilus edulis chromosome 10, xbMytEdul2.2, whole genome shotgun sequence, the genomic segment TACCGCATTACATGATAGATATGGAAGAGGAACTTCTGTATCTGCTGGCCTCAAAGTCAGGTTGTTGATAAGTATAAAACTAATGACATGCTTTATTGTCGATGACACAATCATGTTCAAATGAAGTCAACGTAAGAAATTATAAGCCAGCATGCAGTCTTTAGCAATGATAAAAACCAAAACCGTGTAAGGTTTGTTTTTCTCAACCCCTAGATTGCTGAAtagtatatatgtttttattgttgcttGTCTGTTTGTCAATCTTGCTTTTGACTATAGTGTTGcctgttttaaaacaataaacgtACATAGATACTAGTTATAAATGAAATAGGCAAATTTcgatataatattgttaaaatgaaGAACCTTGTATTAATTTTTGATAAACTgtttaacaaatacaaatgtttttcgAGAAAAtctcctctttttttttaactttgctgGATCATTGGAATTTACTAAGATATATACTTCCATAAAggaatgttaattattttttatatttgttatacatCAATTAAACAGTTTTCTTTGTCTTCTATTTGTTAgatcatttgttttcatttttattttaaaatatttttgggtTAAGTGTTAcataaatatacattaaaatttCTTGATTGATAAAACAAGATGTACGCATTTATCACAACCTACAGCATTCTCAGTGAAACGTTTGTtctatttcgaaaaaaaaatacacaagatATAAACTATTTGTTAACAATATACCAAAAAgtatgacattttgttttaaccctaatataatcttttataatttacacccaaaacaaaacaattggTAAAAGATGGTATCGATTTTCACATCTTTGAAGGCCATGCATTAAACAGTTGTTGTTTTGCATTTTCGTTTTTTTACCTTTACCGTCAGTCGATTGCTGTCTCAGTGAAGTTCGTAACAATTCTGTTTCTTGTAATAGATGATAGATTAATACATCATCcaataaactttaataaaaaaaaatcccttttacGTGTATGTTCAAGTTGATGACTCCGAAAAAACAAAGGATTAATATGTTTATTACCTGCCTATCGTATCGAGAAAGAAATATAACAACATTATTTCCACAAGATCCAGTTTCAAAGTTCCATTCATATTTCCTCAGACTATTTGCAAAAGTCTTTGCTTGACTTGTTCCCTTACTGAAACAAAACATgaattttaaattacaaaaacactGTAGATTTGCACTAAATTTCTCTACTGACTTCCATTTCTGTTCAACCCTGTAGGCAAACAATTAAGCGTATTCAGCATTAATTTGTGTGAACTATGTGTAATAGTTGATGACAACTgaattttagtataaatattaaTGGTTTACATGAGACCGATAATTTACACCTGtatcaaatacatgctatgacgctaGACATATTTATTTTGGGAAAAATCTTGGCTAAAATCTTATCACTTGTAAACGATAGCTGAAAAAGGAAgattgtttgtcattttttaaagtttggcACGCAAAGTGTTTCGTTTGCAATACTCACAGACCTTCGTTTTACAAACATTCGAATGATGTTATTAGTTGAAATACTACTTCTTTTATTTTCGTACCCTAGAAACCAAAATGAcattttcataataataaatcCCTCTGTTCTGCATGAATGAAAGTTGTATTTAAAGAACAAGgcgaaattttacatttttgtatgaATACCTGGGTCCTACACCGTTATGTAAATTTTCTAGACCCTCGTCAATCACTAACTTATAAATGAAGTTTATTAAACCCTTTATTGATGTTTTAactgtataaaagagggacgaaatataccaaagggatagtcaaactcataaatctaaaacaaactgacaacgccatggctaaaaatgaaaaaagacaaacaaacgacagcacacatgacacaacatagaaaaactaaagaataaacaacacgaaccccatgacCTCAATGAATACCATGCTGACCTCTAACATGTCTAACTtaatttactaatttcaatttcaattattaCTGCTCAATGCATGCTTTGTGTCTCACTTGGTATTTTAACGTTGTTAATACgtgcgtcactggtgagtcttatgtaaatGATACCAGAGTTTGGCGTACAGTGGTTTTTTCcttgtatatatgatgagtttattaattaCCATTTTACATATGAATCAAACATAGAGTGATTTTAATCGGAAAGTCTTTACGCTGTGATTtgttatcccaggaatagattaacttagccgtatttggcacaacttttcggaattcgtggttctcaatgctctttaattttgtacttgtttggctttataactattttgatctgagcgtcactgttgagtcttatgaagacgaaacgggcgtctggagtactaaattataatcctggtacctttgataattattgtacaccctaaatttgtctttgaaacaatcttgTTTCCtaataaaaaaacccaaatcATTTAAGAAATATCCGAATTCGGATACCGTTAGCGGTCACTTTTGTGTACAGTCGACGTACTCCCTTCGATTTTTGTTTGTTCACTTAATTTTCGTGTCAAGGATGGGGTCCAGTGGTTGGAACCTCTCATTTTTGACGATTTATGCAGTTGAAAcccttctttttaaaaaaatagctggatccgccccttCACTTGCCTAATTGTACCACGATTTCGCGGGCATCTAAAGCTTCTTGTATAGATAATGTAAATTATTGACCACCTGACACAATGAAAATACTGGTAAGATATAGTATGTATTAACGACGTACGGAGAAAAACATTCCTTGGTATAGAACATTCCCCAAGATATTCTTGTCAGAGCCagattttttataaatcatataaagaaggaagaaatactaaaataaaaattgaacacaTTACCCCGAATTCATTCTGTTAACTATTGCTAATGAAATTCTGTATTCCCGCACATAACTGCAAATAGGTTTAGGTGGTTCAACAACAAAAAGCATCTCATCAATGCCATCAgctgaaataaacaaaacaaaatttacgATTGTATTCTATTGCAATtatctattttatatatttagatatacttTTAATTCTACTAAATTGAAAATGACAGTAAGCAGTTTTAcacgttttttttaaactattaacGGTTAAGCATACGTTTAACTCAATGCATATAAATTATGCTataatttcaaagttaaaaaatatcagcatgtcgattttttttttttgttcgtaTAAAAATACAAAGCAATTAAAAAGACAATGCATTGAATTGTTTaaatgatacaattttttttatcacaatctTGTTGGTGAACATAATGAAGTATTTCCATTGTATGTAGTACGCATATTCTGTGCATGACTTCtacgatttatttttttaatgtcttgATATATCCATATTATAAAACGTATATAAGATGCACTGACATTACTTTTGCATGTCATGGGagtacatgtttaaaaaattattcaagagttaaaatcaataaaacatcaTGATGTTACTATCGAAATTGTGTAACAATTCAGATGGAGTTAGATAAATACGCGGACTTATCGTGCGACAAAAACTATTTGGACTTGACTATATACATATCAATCACACAAAAGGGCTGCAATCTTCTAATAAATAATTCACATTACTGAACAGTATATTGTTGAAAAGTTTGGTCGGTTTGTGTTTATCAAAATGTCCGAAATcattacacgtgacttttgactGCTGAATACCCAAATAATTTAGTTACAATGTAATGACTACATGTTCTTCATACACCATACTTATATAGAAGTTCCCTTTTTATACGACGGCAAAATAAtgtgcggtcgtatattggtatcatgtcgtcTTCATCCTCAGCGTCGTCCGAAAATAtgtggtttccggacaataacttaagtataagtaaatagaaatctacaAAATTTCAACACAAAATTTGACACAACAAAAGAAAGGTTGATATTAATTTTTggttttggttccaacattttaggaataaggggccaaaaaggaaccaaaataagtatttttctagtttccagacaatgacTTTTGGAACAGTGTATGGATcactctgaaattataccaccaGTTCCGATATCACAAAGGGATGGTTAAGATTAGCTGTTGGGGTTTATGActcaaaccgtttaggaattaggggtaaAAAAGGGGcaagggtttcctggttaatggacaattacttgaTTATTGGTCTTCGGATCTCAACGAAATAGATATTGGTCCATTAAGCATTATATATAAGGGATATCATTCGATTGATTCGTAATATTTTACACATAAGAGAACAATATTTTTGGATTTTGTGATTCTTCATGTTGGGACTTTTTGCTATAAGTGCATGTGTTACAATTTTTCATGCTATTAGTATTTCATTCTTTTACATACGCTGAATCACactgtatatttttaattgttcggcCTAATTCTAGTTGATCAAAATTTTGGTCCTAAGGCtataaaatgtgttttgtttgatttaatgtttaataaacaaaatttataagataaaaattaaaatgctttATTTAAATAACCGCCGTTAccttgcttttaaattatgtaaagTTGTCAGCTAGTTATAGTATGAATTACTTTTTCGCTGTTTCTAGAAACATAAAAAACTGTGATAGTAGTATGCATTATATATTGATAGTGTTTATCAAAGTGTTCAGTGGTAATTCATCACTGTGTAATTCACTACTCACCAGTTGAACATTCCTGCAGACTTTCAAAAGCATTACATGGTGACTTTGCATTTACACCTTAACACCAGATATTTCGTATTTTTATAAATTCCTGGAAAGTTTTGTCGAAATTCGCCAACCGTTTCATAAGAAAATGACAATAGGAAAATTAACACCAATGGCCGATGGGTCTTTCCTCTAGTTAAGCTTACAATGCTAGGGgtttcctaaaaaaatattatggCGTTTTTATAGATGTGTACCTATTACTACTCTACGAGGGTACCAAGATTTATTTCAGGGAGAGGGAGGGGGTTCTAGGGGAACTGTAATACACcaataaaactattatttaacTGGCTTACTATGTATACATTATCAATCAAGAATCGAATAACCTTGTATAACTCTCAGCCCCGCTTTTACTAGCCCACCCACTCTTGCACGAGTACACATTTCATGTCGTATGATAGCCAACAATATCACAAAAGCAATTGTCATAATATTAGGATGTTACATAATGATGTTCTACATAAATGTGAATTCATCAAGACGCACATGATGTAATTTTTatctataatcaatgttttgacaccgtcctcaaatttaaagtgtaatttgtcaacctcaacGTCGAGAATATACCTTTTTGTAACATGTCTAGAAGAAACTTTTAAATGTTGTGAAGAtatattaattttagccatgattatgtgtcattttatattctaatacttttatgatgtatttaaatgggtttTGATGGTTgcaaacttcatcaaaaattttaattgagatgATTACCATATCTTGAGATCTTgagggaaagatttttttttgaaaaagggcgGGTAAGATTACataaattggggggggggggggggggggtcttcaAGATTTCTTATTTCAAATCGTATAACTAATTTTAAGTTCTTtcactacagttattctgtgtcaaaaACTTATAATGTGTCCActtttgtcccaactgttcagggttgaaCATAtacggtcgtatccagctgcgctttGGGAAGCAATTTATTGGAATTATTTTCAAGTTCtgttatttaattaattaattaacttTTAATCCCCATTTATGCAAATATTTgtttggtctgtgcgtctgtttgttggttcgttcgtccatctgttTCGCTTAAattttttcaggttaaagtttttcaggtttagaccccaattttcacggtcaactaaacatagaaaatgatagtgcgagttggacatcatgtactatggacacattgtgtatgtataattaaaacTTTTGTTCTGCGTACAATGCTGGCGGGATGTCTGGTCCGATCGAAAAGGTCGAACATTAAAAAAACTGGCGTCAATACACGGACtaacaaaaaatcttaaaatatatgtacacatGTTTTCTTCTAAGTTGATTgtgatgaatttttttttcttcattttcctcTCCTTTAGACGgaccatttatatttatatattttgtctgCTCTATGCATTGATCCTTCACATCATAATAAATACCTGCTGTACTATTCAGTATTTGACAAGGGTCACAAATCCATGAATATTTACAATGTCGTCCACACAGTCCACTTGCAGTATGTGGCATTGGCATTTTCCCTGCATCATATCCAACAAGACACTCCGGAGAAGCACAGAATGAACAATTAGTTTGTTGAATAAGAAGAACATAAATCAGTAAAGGAAAAATGTAATGAAACACATAACATACATTTTTCTTATGACAGAATCCTCGAGGGTTTatgtaattttgtttaaataaatccATTTTAAAACTTTGTAAATGATTACTCGATATTTTCACATTGGTTACTTCTGTAGAGTTATAAACAAAATTCTTCAAACCATTGcagttgtttattttatatatacatttaggaGTACgtgtattttgaaatataatacacAAATGCGtcaataaacaaaattttattttcaatacgcAAAAAGTAGTCGTCCTTTAAATCTGTTCCGGGTGATCTATATCACGTACAACCATCTTAAACTATAAACAAACTATGAACTGCAGTAGTATAAGAAACAGTAAATTTACAGTAGtgtataattgtttatgttttattcatacaATTTATACAATACGGGTACATTTGATTTGTGTATCTGTCATTTGCATCTCCAAAAAGCAATTCAGATAACTATTTTATAACACAAAAGGTATTTATCCTTAAAGgtatttatagttacatgtattatCGTTCCGGGTGCATTTTAGAATGTTGACCATACGTTCCAAATAATTTTACTAAAGGGGCATATCTCTTCCAGAATTTCGAAAGGTTTATTTATTAGacaaatcatattttttatttgcccTAGCCCTTataattataattgaaaaaaaaaatgaagaaaaacattgTGTAACCAACGACaacaaaattaagacaaaaaataaatacctATTATACAGAGTATGATTGCCAAA encodes:
- the LOC139492914 gene encoding uncharacterized protein, producing the protein MDLFKQNYINPRGFCHKKNVCYVFHYIFPLLIYVLLIQQTNCSFCASPECLVGYDAGKMPMPHTASGLCGRHCKYSWICDPCQILNSTAADGIDEMLFVVEPPKPICSYVREYRISLAIVNRMNSGKGTSQAKTFANSLRKYEWNFETGSCGNNVVIFLSRYDRQIYTSAGEEAFKVLNEKCITGIYKKAKEDYFLSDDFEGGLKFMVQEYKKALEEGKCSYGLKAWEIVLIAFGSIIGFVLIVFLMGKFCPGDGSSSSSGRGGWGGGVGGGGGGGGGGGGGGGGGGGGGGC